Proteins co-encoded in one Streptomyces roseochromogenus subsp. oscitans DS 12.976 genomic window:
- a CDS encoding argininosuccinate synthase, which yields MTERVVLAYSGGLDTSVAIGWIAEETGAEVIAVAVDVGQGGEDLDVIRKRALACGAVEAEVADAKDEFADEYCLPAIKANALYMDRYPLVSALSRPAIVKHLVAAAKKHGATTVAHGCTGKGNDQVRFEAGIVALAPGLQCIAPVRDYAMTRDKAIAFCEAKQLPIATTKKSPYSIDQNVFGRAVETGFLEDIWNAPIEDIYDYTADPAVPREPDEVIITFKEGVPVAIDGRPVTVLQAIQQLNERAGAQGIGRIDMVEDRLVGIKSREVYEAPGAIALITAHQELENVTVERELARYKRQVEQRWGELVYDGQWFSPLKRALEGFINEANQHVTGDIRMTLHGGRAVVTGRRSESSLYDFNLATYDTGDTFDQSAAKGFIDIYSLSSKIAARRDLA from the coding sequence GTGACCGAGCGCGTCGTACTCGCCTATTCGGGCGGTCTGGACACCTCCGTCGCCATCGGCTGGATCGCCGAGGAGACGGGCGCCGAGGTCATCGCCGTCGCGGTGGACGTAGGCCAGGGCGGCGAGGACCTGGACGTCATCCGCAAGCGCGCCCTCGCCTGCGGTGCCGTCGAGGCCGAGGTCGCCGACGCCAAGGACGAGTTCGCCGACGAGTACTGCCTCCCGGCGATCAAGGCGAACGCCCTCTACATGGACCGCTACCCGCTGGTCTCGGCCCTGTCCCGGCCCGCGATCGTCAAGCACCTCGTCGCCGCCGCCAAGAAGCACGGCGCCACGACCGTCGCCCACGGCTGCACCGGCAAGGGCAACGACCAGGTCCGTTTCGAGGCCGGTATCGTCGCCCTCGCCCCCGGCCTGCAGTGCATCGCCCCGGTCCGCGACTACGCGATGACCCGGGACAAGGCGATCGCCTTCTGCGAGGCCAAGCAGCTCCCGATCGCCACCACCAAGAAGTCCCCGTACTCCATCGACCAGAACGTCTTCGGACGCGCCGTCGAGACGGGCTTCCTGGAGGACATCTGGAACGCCCCGATCGAGGACATCTACGACTACACCGCCGACCCGGCCGTCCCGCGCGAGCCCGACGAGGTGATCATCACCTTCAAGGAGGGCGTCCCGGTCGCGATCGACGGCAGGCCCGTCACCGTCCTGCAGGCCATCCAGCAGCTCAACGAGCGCGCCGGCGCCCAGGGCATCGGCCGGATCGACATGGTCGAGGACCGGCTCGTCGGCATCAAGTCCCGCGAGGTGTACGAGGCCCCGGGCGCGATCGCCCTGATCACCGCCCACCAGGAGCTGGAGAACGTCACCGTCGAGCGCGAACTCGCCCGCTACAAGCGGCAGGTCGAGCAGCGCTGGGGCGAACTCGTCTACGACGGCCAGTGGTTCTCCCCGCTCAAGCGCGCCCTGGAGGGCTTCATCAACGAGGCCAACCAGCACGTGACCGGCGACATCCGGATGACCCTGCACGGCGGCCGCGCCGTCGTCACCGGCCGGCGCTCCGAGTCGTCCCTGTACGACTTCAACCTCGCCACCTACGACACCGGCGACACCTTCGACCAGTCGGCCGCCAAGGGATTCATCGACATCTACAGCCTGTCGTCGAAGATCGCCGCCCGGCGGGACCTGGCCTGA
- the argH gene encoding argininosuccinate lyase has product MSSSSGDVRLWGGRFADGPAEALAKLSASVHFDWRLAPYDIAGSRAHARVLHKAGLLTEDELTRMIAGLDRLEADVADGSFVGTIADEDVHTALERGLLERLGPDLGGKLRAGRSRNDQVATLFRMYLRDHARTIGGLIADLQDALIGLAEAHPDVAMPGRTHLQHAQPVLFAHHVLAHVQSLSRDAERLRQWDDRTAVSPYGSGALAGSSLGLDPEAVAQDLGFEHGSVGNSIDGTASRDFVAEFAFITAMIGINLSRIAEEIIIWNTKEFSFVTLHDAFSTGSSIMPQKKNPDIAELARGKSGRLIGNLTGLMATLKALPLAYNRDLQEDKEPVFDSCDQLEVLLPAFTGMIATLTVNRERMEELAPAGFSLATDIAEWLVKQGVPFRVAHEVAGECVKVAEAEGKELDELTDEQFAKISAHLTPEVRTVLNVPGALASRNGRGGTAPSAVAVQLAEVKADVAAQHDWAEAKKS; this is encoded by the coding sequence GTGAGCAGCAGCAGCGGTGACGTACGGCTCTGGGGCGGCCGTTTCGCCGACGGTCCCGCCGAGGCCCTGGCGAAGCTGTCGGCGTCCGTCCACTTCGACTGGCGCCTCGCGCCGTACGACATCGCCGGCTCGCGTGCCCACGCGCGCGTGCTGCACAAGGCGGGCCTGCTCACCGAGGACGAGCTGACCCGCATGATCGCCGGGCTCGACCGGCTGGAGGCCGATGTCGCCGACGGCTCCTTCGTGGGCACGATCGCCGACGAGGACGTGCACACCGCCCTGGAACGCGGCCTGCTGGAGCGCCTCGGTCCCGACCTCGGCGGCAAACTGCGCGCCGGCCGGTCGAGGAACGACCAGGTGGCGACCCTCTTCCGGATGTACCTGAGGGACCACGCCCGTACGATCGGCGGCCTGATCGCCGACCTCCAGGACGCCCTGATCGGCCTCGCCGAGGCCCACCCGGACGTCGCGATGCCCGGCCGCACCCACCTCCAGCACGCCCAGCCGGTGCTCTTCGCCCACCACGTCCTCGCCCATGTGCAGTCCCTGTCCCGGGACGCCGAGCGCCTGCGCCAGTGGGACGACCGCACGGCGGTGTCGCCGTACGGCTCCGGCGCCCTCGCCGGCTCCTCCCTGGGCCTGGACCCGGAGGCCGTGGCGCAGGACCTCGGCTTCGAGCACGGCAGCGTCGGCAACTCCATCGACGGCACGGCCTCCCGTGACTTCGTCGCCGAGTTCGCCTTCATCACCGCGATGATCGGGATCAACCTCTCCCGTATCGCCGAGGAGATCATCATCTGGAACACGAAGGAGTTCTCCTTCGTGACCCTGCACGACGCGTTCTCCACGGGCTCGTCGATCATGCCGCAGAAGAAGAACCCGGACATCGCGGAGCTGGCGCGCGGCAAGAGCGGCCGCCTGATCGGCAACCTGACGGGTCTGATGGCGACGCTGAAGGCCCTGCCCCTCGCCTACAACCGCGACCTCCAGGAGGACAAGGAGCCGGTCTTCGACTCCTGCGACCAGCTGGAGGTGCTGCTGCCGGCCTTCACCGGCATGATCGCCACCCTCACGGTCAACCGCGAGCGCATGGAGGAACTGGCCCCGGCCGGCTTCTCGCTCGCCACCGACATCGCCGAGTGGCTGGTCAAGCAGGGCGTGCCGTTCCGGGTCGCGCACGAGGTCGCGGGGGAGTGCGTGAAGGTCGCCGAGGCCGAGGGCAAGGAACTGGACGAGCTGACGGACGAGCAGTTCGCGAAGATCTCCGCGCATCTCACTCCGGAGGTGCGTACGGTCCTCAACGTGCCGGGCGCTCTCGCCTCCCGCAACGGACGGGGCGGCACGGCACCGAGCGCGGTCGCCGTGCAGCTGGCGGAGGTCAAGGCGGACGTGGCGGCGCAGCACGATTGGGCGGAAGCCAAGAAGAGCTGA
- a CDS encoding aldo/keto reductase: MPFARLATATTPTCHIGLGLAAVGRPGYINLGREEDLGENRSVDAMRSRTHELLDAAYAQGIRYLDVARSYGRSEEFLADWLNTRPDIDDVVIGSKWGYTYTAGWSADAETHEVKDHSLAAYERQRAETDALLGDRLDLYQIHSVTPDSQALTDKDLHAKLAEAAAQGLTIGFSTSGPAQADAVRAALAITVGGEPLFRTVQSTYNALETSAEPALAEAHDAGLTVIVKEGLANGRLAAPHAPEALKAVAEEAGLGCDAVALAWILRRPWAGVVLSGAATVPQLFSNLHAPAVDLDADQLTRLATLAEDPRAYWERRGQLPWH; the protein is encoded by the coding sequence ATGCCCTTCGCCCGCCTCGCGACAGCAACCACGCCGACTTGCCACATCGGCCTCGGCCTGGCCGCAGTAGGTCGCCCCGGCTACATCAACCTCGGCCGTGAGGAAGACCTCGGAGAGAACCGCAGTGTCGACGCGATGCGCAGCCGAACCCACGAACTCCTCGACGCCGCCTACGCCCAAGGCATCCGCTACCTCGACGTAGCCCGCTCCTACGGCCGCTCCGAGGAGTTCCTCGCCGACTGGCTGAACACCCGCCCCGACATCGACGACGTGGTCATCGGCAGCAAATGGGGCTACACCTACACCGCCGGCTGGTCGGCGGACGCCGAGACGCACGAGGTCAAGGACCACAGCCTCGCCGCGTACGAGCGCCAGCGCGCCGAGACCGACGCCCTCCTCGGCGACCGGCTCGACCTCTACCAGATCCACTCGGTGACCCCGGACAGCCAGGCCCTCACCGACAAGGACCTGCACGCCAAGCTCGCCGAGGCCGCCGCCCAGGGCCTGACCATCGGCTTCTCGACCAGCGGCCCCGCCCAGGCCGACGCCGTCCGCGCCGCCCTCGCGATCACGGTCGGCGGCGAGCCCCTCTTCCGTACCGTCCAGTCGACGTACAACGCCCTGGAGACCTCGGCGGAACCCGCGCTCGCCGAGGCGCACGACGCCGGGCTCACGGTGATCGTCAAGGAGGGCCTGGCCAACGGCCGGCTCGCCGCACCGCACGCCCCGGAGGCGCTCAAGGCCGTAGCCGAGGAGGCCGGCCTCGGCTGCGACGCGGTGGCCCTCGCCTGGATCCTGCGCCGGCCCTGGGCCGGAGTCGTCCTCTCCGGCGCCGCGACCGTCCCCCAGCTCTTCTCCAACCTGCACGCCCCCGCCGTAGACCTCGACGCGGACCAGCTGACCCGCCTCGCCACGCTCGCCGAGGACCCGCGCGCCTACTGGGAGCGGCGCGGACAGCTGCCCTGGCACTGA
- a CDS encoding TetR/AcrR family transcriptional regulator, which produces MAFDRDQVLRSAAALLTRKSTATMDEVAKAAGISRATLHRHFAGRDTLVRALEALGIEECEAAVDRARLDEGPASEVVRRLVREIQPAAGLLAFLYGESQLWEGERQNDGWLRLDTRIGAVFQRGQQAGEFRIDLTPVWLTEALYGLIASCAWATLDGRVAARDFPTMVAELLLGGALRREES; this is translated from the coding sequence ATGGCCTTTGATCGTGACCAGGTGCTGCGCAGCGCGGCCGCCCTGCTGACCCGTAAATCCACCGCGACCATGGACGAGGTCGCCAAGGCCGCCGGGATCAGCCGGGCCACGCTGCACCGCCACTTCGCCGGGCGCGACACGCTCGTCCGGGCGCTGGAGGCGCTCGGCATCGAGGAGTGCGAGGCGGCCGTGGACCGGGCCCGGCTGGACGAGGGGCCCGCGAGCGAGGTGGTACGCAGGCTGGTGCGCGAGATCCAGCCCGCGGCCGGACTGCTCGCCTTTCTGTACGGCGAGAGCCAACTGTGGGAGGGCGAGCGGCAGAACGACGGATGGCTGCGCCTGGACACTCGGATCGGAGCGGTGTTCCAGCGCGGCCAGCAGGCGGGCGAGTTCCGTATCGACCTCACCCCGGTCTGGCTCACCGAGGCGCTGTACGGCCTGATCGCCTCCTGCGCCTGGGCCACCCTGGACGGCCGTGTGGCCGCCAGGGACTTCCCGACGATGGTCGCCGAGCTGCTGCTCGGCGGCGCTCTACGAAGAGAGGAATCATGA
- a CDS encoding MFS transporter — protein MTSTLQPAATTEAVTRPGRWLALSVLVLAVLLVAVDATVLGLATPYISEDLGPSGTQLLWIGDVYSFVIAGLLVSMGSLGDRIGRKRILLGGATAFGAISVLNAYATTPELMILARALLGVAGATLMPATLALIRNLFHDPRERSLAVGIWGATASAGTAVGPIAGGFLLEHFWWGSVFLINLPVMAVLVLVGIRTLPESRNPNPGPWDLISVVLSLVGMIGVVYAVKEAATHGVTGPTLAAGLLGAAALYGFVHRQLTMPAPLLDMRLFRRRGFSGAVLADLLTVLGLSGLVFFLSQYLQLVMGRRPFEAGLAELPAAVGAVVSGLIAGRAARRFSVRAVVSGGLAAVGLALAALTTLGASTGYPVLGAALLVVGIGAGFSFTVTADVILSSVPKEQAGAASAVSETAYELGAALGIALLGSIVTGVYRDFTGPAGTPATAHESLGAAAEAATKMPPHTAQQMLEAARESFVHGLHLASGAGAAVLLATAVAAWFLLKGQKLESAG, from the coding sequence ATGACCAGCACCCTGCAGCCGGCCGCGACGACGGAGGCGGTGACGCGACCGGGCCGCTGGCTCGCGCTCTCCGTCCTCGTCCTGGCCGTGCTGCTGGTGGCCGTCGACGCCACCGTCCTCGGCCTGGCGACCCCCTACATCAGCGAAGACCTGGGCCCCTCCGGCACCCAGCTGCTGTGGATCGGCGACGTCTACTCCTTCGTCATCGCCGGTCTGCTGGTCTCCATGGGCAGCCTCGGCGACCGCATCGGCCGCAAGCGGATCCTGCTCGGCGGTGCCACGGCGTTCGGTGCGATATCCGTGCTCAACGCCTATGCCACGACACCGGAGTTGATGATCCTGGCGCGGGCGCTGCTCGGTGTCGCGGGCGCGACCCTGATGCCCGCCACTCTCGCCCTGATCCGCAACCTCTTCCACGACCCGCGCGAGCGCAGCCTCGCCGTCGGCATCTGGGGCGCGACCGCCTCCGCCGGTACGGCCGTCGGCCCGATCGCGGGCGGCTTCCTGCTCGAACACTTCTGGTGGGGCTCGGTCTTCCTCATCAACCTGCCGGTGATGGCGGTCCTGGTCCTCGTCGGCATCCGCACGCTGCCCGAGTCCCGCAACCCGAACCCCGGTCCCTGGGACCTGATCAGCGTCGTCCTGTCGCTGGTCGGCATGATCGGCGTCGTGTACGCGGTCAAGGAGGCGGCCACGCACGGCGTCACCGGTCCCACGCTCGCCGCAGGCCTGCTGGGCGCGGCCGCGCTCTACGGCTTCGTGCACCGTCAGCTCACCATGCCGGCCCCGCTGCTGGACATGCGGCTGTTCAGGCGCCGCGGCTTCAGCGGGGCGGTCCTCGCCGACCTGCTGACCGTGCTCGGCTTGTCGGGCCTGGTGTTCTTCCTCTCCCAGTACCTGCAACTCGTCATGGGCAGGCGCCCGTTCGAGGCGGGCCTCGCCGAACTTCCGGCCGCCGTCGGCGCGGTGGTGTCCGGCCTGATCGCGGGCCGCGCCGCCCGCCGCTTCTCGGTACGGGCCGTGGTCTCCGGCGGCCTCGCAGCGGTGGGCCTCGCCCTGGCCGCTCTGACCACGTTGGGCGCGTCGACGGGCTACCCGGTCCTCGGCGCGGCACTGCTGGTCGTCGGCATCGGCGCCGGCTTCTCCTTCACCGTGACGGCCGACGTCATCCTGTCCAGCGTGCCCAAGGAACAGGCGGGCGCCGCCTCGGCGGTCTCCGAGACGGCGTACGAACTGGGCGCGGCCCTGGGCATCGCCCTGCTGGGCTCGATCGTGACGGGCGTCTACCGCGACTTCACCGGCCCGGCAGGAACACCGGCGACGGCTCATGAATCACTGGGTGCGGCAGCGGAGGCGGCAACGAAAATGCCCCCGCACACGGCCCAGCAGATGCTGGAAGCGGCCCGCGAATCCTTCGTCCACGGCCTCCACCTGGCCTCGGGCGCAGGAGCGGCGGTCCTCCTGGCGACGGCCGTGGCGGCCTGGTTCTTGCTGAAGGGCCAGAAACTGGAAAGCGCCGGGTGA
- a CDS encoding lysophospholipid acyltransferase family protein: MSRFALIKAVLGPIMRLMFRPQVEGVEHIPGDGPVILAGNHLTFIDSIVLPLVTKRQVYFIGKDEYVTGKGFKGRLMAWFFTGVGMIPVDRDGASGGVAALMTGRRILEEGKIFGIYPEGTRSPDGRLYRGRTGIARLTLMTGAPVVPFAMIGTDKLQPGGAGIPRPGKVTVRFGEAMEFSRYEGMDRDRYVLRAVTDSVMAEVMRLSGQEYVDMYATKAKAA, from the coding sequence TTGTCCCGCTTCGCGCTCATCAAGGCAGTGCTCGGACCGATCATGCGCCTGATGTTCCGCCCACAGGTGGAGGGCGTGGAGCACATTCCGGGGGACGGGCCGGTCATTCTGGCGGGCAATCACCTCACGTTCATCGACTCGATCGTGCTGCCGCTCGTCACCAAGCGGCAGGTGTACTTCATCGGCAAGGACGAGTACGTCACCGGGAAGGGCTTCAAGGGCCGGCTGATGGCCTGGTTCTTCACCGGCGTCGGCATGATCCCGGTGGACCGGGACGGCGCGAGCGGCGGTGTGGCCGCGCTGATGACCGGGCGGCGGATCCTGGAGGAGGGGAAGATCTTCGGGATCTACCCCGAGGGCACGCGGTCACCCGACGGGCGGCTGTACCGCGGGCGCACCGGTATCGCGCGGCTGACGCTGATGACCGGTGCGCCGGTCGTCCCCTTCGCCATGATCGGCACGGACAAGCTGCAGCCGGGGGGAGCCGGGATTCCGCGGCCGGGCAAGGTGACGGTTCGTTTTGGTGAGGCGATGGAGTTCTCTCGGTACGAGGGGATGGATCGGGACCGGTATGTGCTGCGGGCTGTGACCGACTCGGTGATGGCTGAGGTCATGCGGCTGTCGGGGCAGGAGTACGTGGATATGTACGCCACGAAGGCCAAGGCCGCCTAG
- a CDS encoding glycerophosphodiester phosphodiesterase: MGSDQADKKTQGTGRRAILGAAVFGAASGAVLGLPGVAGAAEAGTAAAAGQGGRGLKSLPKPAIIGHRGASGYRPEHTFGSYNLALDLGADVVEAGDLVPTKDGHLVCRHEPEIGGTTDVASHPEFADRKTTKMLDGVATTGWFTEDFTLAELKTLRAVERIPANRPHNTLYNGRWEIPTFEEVLKWQDEQTRKRGKQVWIYPETKHPTYFRKLGLGLEERVAKLLRKYGKDGRNAPVILQSFEPSSIQKLNQLVDNPLVVLLSAADSRPYDFVEAGDPRTVADLITPKGLREIAGYAQGIGPTLDLIIPKDANGNLTKPTTLVADAHKVGLILTPYTMRNENPFLPADYRKGTAADGYGDPFGAFKTYFATGIDAVFTDNADTGVLARADFLAG, from the coding sequence ATGGGCAGCGACCAGGCGGACAAGAAGACGCAGGGCACCGGGCGACGGGCGATCCTCGGTGCGGCGGTGTTCGGCGCGGCGAGCGGAGCGGTCCTCGGGCTGCCGGGCGTGGCCGGCGCCGCGGAGGCCGGTACGGCCGCTGCGGCCGGGCAGGGCGGCCGGGGGCTGAAGAGCCTGCCGAAGCCGGCGATCATCGGTCACCGTGGCGCCAGCGGCTACCGCCCGGAGCACACCTTCGGCTCGTACAACCTGGCCCTGGACCTGGGAGCCGACGTGGTCGAGGCCGGCGACCTGGTGCCAACCAAGGACGGCCATCTCGTCTGCCGGCACGAGCCGGAGATCGGCGGTACCACGGACGTCGCCTCGCACCCGGAGTTCGCCGACCGCAAGACCACCAAGATGCTGGACGGGGTCGCGACCACCGGCTGGTTCACCGAGGACTTCACGCTTGCCGAACTGAAGACGCTGCGCGCGGTAGAGCGCATTCCGGCCAACCGTCCGCACAACACCCTCTACAACGGGCGCTGGGAGATACCCACGTTCGAAGAGGTTCTGAAGTGGCAGGACGAGCAGACCCGCAAGCGCGGCAAGCAGGTGTGGATCTACCCCGAGACCAAGCACCCCACGTACTTCCGCAAGCTCGGCCTCGGCCTGGAGGAGCGGGTCGCGAAGCTGCTGCGCAAATACGGCAAGGACGGCCGGAACGCGCCGGTCATCCTGCAGTCCTTCGAGCCCAGCAGCATCCAGAAGCTGAACCAGCTGGTCGACAACCCGCTCGTCGTGCTCCTCTCCGCGGCGGACAGCCGCCCCTACGACTTCGTGGAGGCGGGTGACCCGCGCACGGTCGCCGACCTGATCACCCCCAAGGGCCTCAGGGAGATCGCCGGCTACGCCCAGGGCATCGGCCCGACGCTGGACCTGATCATCCCGAAGGACGCGAACGGCAACCTCACCAAGCCGACCACGCTGGTCGCCGACGCGCACAAGGTGGGCCTGATCCTCACCCCGTACACCATGCGCAACGAGAACCCCTTCCTGCCGGCCGACTACCGCAAGGGCACCGCGGCCGACGGCTACGGCGACCCCTTCGGCGCGTTCAAGACGTACTTCGCGACCGGCATCGACGCCGTCTTCACCGACAACGCCGACACCGGCGTGCTCGCCCGCGCCGACTTCCTGGCGGGCTGA
- a CDS encoding RNA polymerase sigma factor, with translation MTHDLVAALHPLLTAEASAEAYAAGSEPGDLEQAVWLRLLERLETDGPPPDPQGWLRKAVRAEARRSRRTTRRERPYGAEPVADARTDPEQCVLAAARYRALREAVRRLPGRCPRLIEALLSPKDLTYREIAGELGISQGSLGPERSRCLGCLRRLLTPEVAAREVRG, from the coding sequence ATGACGCACGACTTGGTAGCCGCTCTGCACCCGCTGCTCACCGCTGAGGCCTCGGCCGAGGCATATGCCGCCGGGAGCGAGCCGGGCGACCTGGAGCAGGCTGTCTGGCTCCGCCTGCTGGAGCGTCTGGAGACCGACGGACCGCCGCCGGACCCACAGGGCTGGCTGCGCAAGGCCGTCCGCGCCGAGGCCCGCCGCAGCCGCCGTACCACCCGTCGCGAACGTCCCTACGGCGCCGAGCCTGTCGCCGACGCCCGCACCGACCCCGAGCAGTGTGTCCTCGCGGCCGCCCGGTACCGCGCACTGCGCGAAGCGGTACGCCGTCTGCCCGGCCGCTGCCCCCGGCTCATCGAGGCCCTGCTCTCCCCGAAGGACCTGACATACCGGGAGATCGCGGGGGAGTTGGGTATCTCACAGGGCAGTCTTGGCCCGGAACGCTCCAGATGTCTGGGATGTCTACGGCGTTTGCTCACACCGGAGGTTGCGGCGCGCGAAGTGCGGGGATAG
- a CDS encoding GNAT family N-acetyltransferase, with amino-acid sequence MGMSVTISVATEQDAEQIFRLQYLCFQSEAALYGNYRIDPLVQTLDSVRQEVASDCVFVARLGEEVVGSVRGKVTEDGAAAIGKLCVHPRLQGHGIGARLLRAAEAALAEERGAKRFRLFTGHRSEGNLRLYRRSGYETVGRSQGADGVELIVLEKQAGTYAATA; translated from the coding sequence ATGGGCATGAGCGTGACCATCTCGGTGGCGACCGAACAGGACGCGGAGCAGATCTTCAGGCTCCAGTACCTGTGCTTCCAGAGCGAGGCGGCGCTGTACGGCAACTACCGCATCGACCCGCTCGTCCAGACTCTGGACTCCGTCCGCCAGGAGGTCGCCTCCGACTGTGTCTTCGTCGCCCGGCTCGGCGAAGAGGTGGTCGGCTCCGTGCGCGGCAAGGTCACCGAGGACGGCGCGGCCGCCATCGGCAAGCTCTGCGTCCACCCTCGCCTGCAGGGCCACGGCATCGGCGCGAGGCTGCTGCGCGCGGCCGAGGCGGCGCTGGCCGAGGAGCGCGGCGCCAAGAGGTTCCGCCTCTTCACCGGCCACCGCAGCGAGGGCAACCTCCGCCTCTACCGCCGCTCGGGCTACGAGACGGTGGGCAGGTCCCAGGGCGCCGATGGAGTGGAGCTGATCGTCCTCGAAAAGCAGGCGGGGACGTACGCGGCTACGGCTTGA
- a CDS encoding methionine ABC transporter ATP-binding protein, which produces MITTSGLTKVYRSRGRDVTALDGVDLHVREGEVYGVIGQSGAGKSSLIRCVNLLERPTSGTVTVAGQDLTALAGRGPRAGKELRQARSRIGMVFQHFNLLSSRTVLDNVELPLEILGKSGKERSRKALELLDLVGLADRAGAYPAQLSGGQKQRVGIARALAGDPKVLLSDEATSALDPETTRSILQLLRDLNRQLGLTVLLITHEMDVVKSVCDSAALMEKGRIVESGTVSELLATPGSELAAALFPVSGERTGDDRTVLDVTFHGEAATQPVVSQLARTYNIDISILGAAIDTVGGLQIGRMRIELPGRYEDNVVPIGFLREQGLQIDVVGQEALLVKEGAK; this is translated from the coding sequence GTGATCACCACCTCGGGCCTGACCAAGGTCTACCGCTCCCGCGGCCGTGACGTCACCGCCCTGGACGGCGTCGATCTCCATGTCCGCGAAGGCGAGGTCTACGGCGTCATCGGCCAGTCCGGCGCCGGCAAGTCCTCCCTCATCCGCTGCGTCAACCTGCTGGAGCGCCCCACCTCCGGCACCGTGACCGTCGCCGGCCAGGACCTCACCGCCCTCGCCGGGCGCGGCCCGCGCGCCGGCAAGGAACTGCGCCAGGCGCGCAGCCGGATCGGCATGGTCTTCCAGCACTTCAACCTGCTGTCCTCGCGCACCGTCCTGGACAACGTCGAGCTGCCGCTGGAAATCCTCGGCAAGTCCGGCAAGGAGCGCTCCCGCAAGGCGCTCGAACTCCTCGACCTGGTCGGTCTCGCCGACAGGGCGGGGGCCTACCCCGCCCAGCTCTCCGGCGGCCAGAAGCAGCGTGTCGGCATCGCCCGCGCCCTCGCCGGCGACCCCAAGGTGCTGCTCTCCGACGAGGCCACCAGCGCCCTGGACCCCGAGACCACCCGCTCCATCCTCCAGCTGCTGCGCGACCTGAACCGGCAGCTGGGCCTGACCGTCCTGCTCATCACGCACGAGATGGACGTCGTGAAGTCGGTCTGCGACTCCGCGGCCCTCATGGAGAAGGGCCGGATCGTGGAGTCCGGCACGGTCAGCGAACTGCTGGCCACCCCGGGCTCCGAGCTGGCCGCCGCGCTGTTCCCGGTCAGCGGTGAGCGCACGGGCGACGACCGGACCGTCCTGGACGTCACCTTCCACGGCGAGGCCGCGACCCAGCCGGTCGTCTCCCAGCTCGCGCGCACCTACAACATCGACATCTCGATCCTCGGCGCCGCCATCGACACCGTCGGCGGCCTGCAGATCGGCCGTATGCGCATCGAACTGCCCGGCCGCTACGAGGACAACGTGGTGCCGATCGGGTTCCTGCGCGAACAGGGGCTCCAGATCGACGTGGTGGGCCAGGAGGCTCTGCTGGTGAAGGAAGGTGCCAAGTGA
- a CDS encoding methionine ABC transporter permease — protein MTWSEMQPLLSQACSETLSMVLWSTLIAVAVGLPLGILLVLTDRGGLLQNVVANKVIGQIVNIGRSMPFIILMVALMTFTRWVTGTTIGTTAAIVPLAIGGIPFFARLVETAVREVDHGLVEAVQSMGGNTWTIVRKVLVPEALPSLIASTTTTIIALIGYSAMAGTVGGGGLGDLAVRYGYQRFETELMWITVAILAVVISLIQFAGDFAARSLYSRGGRSGPGPKLRLLKAKEPAAADVGKAA, from the coding sequence GTGACCTGGTCCGAGATGCAGCCGCTGCTGTCGCAGGCGTGTTCCGAGACGCTCTCGATGGTGTTGTGGTCCACCCTGATCGCCGTCGCCGTCGGCCTTCCGCTCGGCATCCTCCTCGTCCTCACGGACCGGGGCGGCCTGCTGCAGAACGTCGTCGCCAACAAGGTGATCGGCCAGATCGTGAACATAGGCCGGTCCATGCCGTTCATCATCCTGATGGTCGCGCTGATGACCTTCACCCGCTGGGTCACCGGGACCACGATCGGTACGACCGCCGCGATCGTGCCGCTCGCCATCGGCGGCATCCCGTTCTTCGCCCGCCTGGTCGAGACGGCCGTCCGCGAAGTGGACCACGGTCTTGTCGAGGCCGTGCAGTCCATGGGCGGCAACACCTGGACGATCGTCCGCAAGGTCCTCGTCCCCGAGGCGCTGCCCTCGCTGATCGCCAGCACTACCACCACGATCATCGCGCTCATCGGCTACTCCGCCATGGCCGGCACGGTCGGCGGCGGCGGCCTCGGTGACCTCGCCGTCCGCTACGGCTACCAGCGCTTCGAGACCGAGCTGATGTGGATCACCGTCGCGATCCTCGCTGTCGTGATCTCCCTGATCCAGTTCGCCGGCGACTTCGCGGCCCGCTCGCTGTACAGCCGTGGCGGCCGCTCCGGCCCCGGGCCGAAACTCCGCCTGCTGAAGGCGAAGGAGCCCGCCGCGGCCGATGTCGGCAAGGCCGCGTAA